A part of Thermoflexus hugenholtzii JAD2 genomic DNA contains:
- a CDS encoding DUF3782 domain-containing protein, with translation MTPQTIEELFQDPVFRLKFLELLDRDPAFREEVRRKLLTDELLALPERVERLRLEIHKEFERVWKAIQENNRQIAALTERMERVEAQIATLTQQVQENSRQIAALTERMERVEAQIATLTQQVQENSRQIAALTERMERVEAQIAALTEEVRDLRRTVGRMEERWGLAHENMAEDLMPRFLASAGRQVRRSAMVQFDGEADLVLEVEEADGRRVTWVVEVKGRVWGPRPFEQVLERIRDAVFRSWLQREGFPEPVIPVVFGLAIYAGAEAMAQKLGVGLYEARRGEVVAPSLPEP, from the coding sequence ATGACCCCTCAGACGATCGAAGAGCTGTTTCAAGATCCCGTGTTCCGCCTGAAGTTTTTAGAGCTCCTGGATCGGGATCCGGCGTTCCGGGAGGAGGTGCGCCGCAAGCTGCTCACGGACGAGCTCCTTGCCCTCCCGGAGCGCGTGGAGCGCCTGCGCCTGGAAATCCATAAGGAGTTCGAACGGGTCTGGAAGGCGATTCAGGAGAACAATCGACAGATCGCGGCATTAACGGAACGGATGGAGCGGGTGGAGGCCCAGATCGCGACGCTCACCCAGCAGGTTCAGGAGAACAGCCGCCAGATCGCAGCGCTGACGGAGCGGATGGAGCGGGTGGAAGCCCAGATCGCAACGCTCACCCAGCAGGTTCAGGAGAACAGCCGCCAGATCGCAGCGCTGACAGAGCGGATGGAGCGGGTGGAAGCCCAGATCGCAGCGTTGACGGAGGAGGTGCGGGATCTTCGGCGGACTGTGGGCCGGATGGAGGAGCGCTGGGGGCTGGCCCACGAGAATATGGCCGAGGACCTTATGCCACGGTTTCTGGCTTCAGCAGGCCGCCAAGTGCGGCGGAGCGCCATGGTGCAGTTCGATGGGGAGGCCGACCTGGTCCTGGAGGTGGAGGAGGCGGATGGCCGCCGGGTCACGTGGGTGGTGGAGGTGAAGGGACGGGTGTGGGGTCCTCGCCCGTTCGAGCAGGTGCTGGAGCGAATCCGGGATGCCGTGTTCCGGAGCTGGTTGCAGCGGGAGGGGTTCCCGGAGCCGGTGATCCCGGTGGTCTTCGGGCTGGCGATCTATGCAGGGGCGGAGGCGATGGCGCAGAAGTTGGGGGTGGGGCTGTATGAGGCCCGGCGTGGGGAAGTCGTCGCCCCCTCTCTTCCAGAACCTTGA
- a CDS encoding substrate-binding domain-containing protein, whose amino-acid sequence MGVKRLCRALRWGLVALTLWLGACGGTAEPMPYVDFNRRVPLATPRHTGVVPLRVGIAAVLSPQSSAEAYQELLQYLSHRLNRPVERVQRRDYRDMNTAIARGEVDIAFICTWAYVIGQREHGFSLLAVPVVNGKPTYQSWVIVRADLPIHRMEDLRGRVFAFVDPLSNTGYLYPRYLVHRLGETPARFFRRTFFTYGHDRAIRAVAQGLADGAAVDSLVLQFLLEQEPELAGKVRVIDRSSEFGAPPVVAAPRLAPQVRAEIQALLLSAHEDPEGRRALRAIGVERFVKGDDAWYDGVRRLEAAIAGEEP is encoded by the coding sequence ATGGGCGTCAAGAGGCTCTGCAGGGCTTTGCGTTGGGGGCTTGTGGCCCTGACCCTCTGGCTGGGAGCTTGCGGAGGGACCGCCGAGCCCATGCCCTATGTAGATTTCAATCGGCGGGTGCCGCTGGCGACCCCGCGACACACCGGAGTGGTCCCGCTGCGGGTGGGCATCGCCGCTGTCCTCTCGCCCCAGAGCTCTGCGGAGGCTTACCAGGAGCTGCTTCAATATCTCTCCCATCGCTTGAACCGCCCGGTGGAGAGGGTCCAGCGCCGGGATTATCGGGACATGAACACGGCCATCGCTCGCGGCGAGGTGGATATTGCCTTCATCTGCACGTGGGCCTATGTAATCGGCCAGCGGGAGCACGGATTCTCGTTGCTCGCCGTGCCGGTGGTGAACGGGAAGCCCACATATCAGTCATGGGTGATCGTGCGGGCGGACCTCCCGATCCACCGGATGGAGGATCTGCGGGGGCGCGTTTTCGCTTTCGTGGATCCGCTGTCCAATACCGGTTATCTCTATCCCCGCTATCTGGTGCATCGATTGGGTGAGACGCCAGCGAGGTTCTTCCGGCGCACGTTTTTCACCTATGGGCATGACCGGGCGATCCGCGCGGTCGCTCAGGGGTTGGCTGATGGGGCGGCCGTTGACAGCCTGGTCCTTCAGTTCCTGCTGGAACAGGAGCCGGAGCTGGCCGGGAAGGTGCGGGTGATCGATCGCTCCTCCGAGTTCGGAGCGCCGCCGGTGGTCGCCGCTCCCCGGCTTGCCCCCCAGGTCCGGGCGGAGATCCAGGCGCTCCTGCTGAGCGCCCATGAGGACCCGGAGGGCCGGCGGGCGCTCCGGGCCATTGGGGTGGAGCGTTTTGTGAAAGGGGACGATGCCTGGTATGACGGGGTTCGTCGTCTGGAGGCGGCCATCGCGGGCGAAGAGCCGTGA
- a CDS encoding 4Fe-4S dicluster domain-containing protein: MTGSAGKVDLDRREVLAKLASAVFAGLVAPAVLGESAAPAEAATPPELPVLPPPQPEEDPLIRMMRDLQRALQKPVEQRRWVMVIDLRKCVGCHACTISCVVENKLPPGVVYRPVLEEELGTYPHVVRRFIPRPCMQCDRPPCVPVCPVNATWKRPDGIVVIDYEQCIGCRYCITACPYGARTFDFGDRYTEGTPRAQSFLLGKEGAAVHETIPMFEYGQPRPRRDESSPIGNTRKCHFCLHRIERGLLPQCVVTCIGRATFFGDANDPESLVAELIARPNVMRLKEELGTEPKVYYLL; this comes from the coding sequence ATGACGGGATCCGCGGGGAAGGTGGACCTGGATCGGCGGGAGGTGCTGGCGAAACTGGCCAGCGCCGTCTTCGCAGGGCTGGTGGCCCCCGCCGTCCTCGGCGAGTCCGCGGCGCCTGCGGAGGCGGCGACCCCCCCGGAGCTGCCCGTGCTGCCCCCGCCCCAGCCGGAAGAGGACCCGCTGATCCGGATGATGCGGGATCTCCAGCGGGCGCTGCAGAAGCCGGTGGAGCAGCGGCGGTGGGTGATGGTGATTGATCTGCGCAAGTGCGTGGGCTGCCACGCCTGCACCATCTCCTGTGTTGTGGAGAACAAGCTGCCCCCGGGCGTGGTCTATCGCCCCGTCCTGGAAGAGGAGCTGGGAACCTATCCCCACGTCGTCCGGCGGTTCATCCCCCGCCCGTGTATGCAGTGCGATCGGCCGCCCTGCGTCCCCGTCTGCCCGGTGAACGCCACCTGGAAGCGGCCGGATGGGATCGTGGTGATCGACTATGAGCAGTGCATCGGCTGCCGCTACTGCATCACCGCCTGTCCTTACGGGGCGCGGACCTTCGACTTCGGCGATCGCTATACCGAAGGGACGCCGAGGGCCCAATCCTTCCTGCTCGGCAAGGAAGGCGCGGCGGTCCACGAGACGATCCCCATGTTCGAATACGGTCAGCCCCGCCCCCGGCGGGATGAGAGCTCCCCCATCGGCAACACCCGCAAGTGCCACTTCTGCCTGCATCGTATCGAGCGGGGCCTGTTGCCGCAGTGCGTGGTCACCTGCATCGGCCGGGCCACCTTCTTCGGGGACGCCAACGACCCGGAGAGCCTGGTCGCCGAGCTGATCGCCCGCCCGAACGTGATGCGCCTGAAGGAGGAGCTGGGGACGGAGCCTAAAGTCTATTACCTGCTCTGA
- the nrfD gene encoding NrfD/PsrC family molybdoenzyme membrane anchor subunit translates to MRRVLYGVAILAVLFGLWGIYDRVAFGHQNAAYGSYVVWGLWVALYLFFTGVATGTFVFATLEYLFRVPIFARTGRLSLFLALITLGAGLLHIWLDLGRPERVWKAYLQPNFNSVMDQIVWGYTLFGLIILAMLAMSFRPQRYAGWLRILSAIGLFLALFLSGGVGALLGVQAARPFWHVGLFPVQFPFFSLASGAALLLLVYGLFDRAANEHRAQLLRTLAILTLVLQLVKLYFLWADYSQSLYGGMPQNVAAVQEVLFGRYWWAFWILQLFLGSLVPIVILLWPGLSTKPAWAALAGFLVLVGFAAARANIVFPALAVPELKQLIGAFHSARLQFHYFPSLMEWAVSVGISGLAGLVFLIAYERLPMTPEHVPEAPTR, encoded by the coding sequence ATGCGACGGGTTCTGTATGGGGTGGCCATCCTGGCCGTGCTGTTCGGCCTGTGGGGGATCTACGATCGTGTCGCCTTCGGACACCAGAACGCAGCCTACGGGAGCTATGTGGTCTGGGGCCTGTGGGTCGCCCTGTATCTTTTCTTCACCGGCGTTGCGACGGGGACCTTCGTCTTCGCCACGCTGGAATATCTGTTCCGCGTGCCCATCTTCGCCCGCACCGGTCGCCTCTCCCTCTTCCTGGCCCTGATCACCCTGGGAGCCGGCCTGCTGCACATCTGGCTGGACCTGGGGCGTCCGGAGCGGGTCTGGAAGGCTTATCTGCAGCCCAACTTCAACTCCGTGATGGATCAGATCGTTTGGGGTTATACCCTCTTCGGCCTGATCATCCTGGCCATGCTGGCCATGAGCTTCCGGCCCCAGCGCTACGCCGGATGGCTGAGGATCCTCTCCGCCATCGGCCTTTTCCTCGCACTCTTCCTGAGCGGCGGCGTGGGAGCCCTCCTGGGCGTGCAGGCCGCCCGTCCCTTCTGGCATGTGGGCCTGTTCCCCGTGCAGTTCCCCTTCTTCTCCCTGGCCTCGGGGGCGGCCCTGCTGCTCCTGGTCTATGGCCTCTTCGATCGGGCGGCCAACGAGCATCGGGCGCAGCTTCTTCGAACCCTGGCGATCCTGACCCTGGTGCTGCAACTGGTCAAGCTGTATTTCCTGTGGGCGGACTACTCCCAGAGCCTCTACGGTGGGATGCCCCAGAACGTGGCCGCTGTCCAGGAGGTGCTCTTCGGGCGCTACTGGTGGGCCTTCTGGATCCTGCAGCTGTTCCTGGGGAGCCTGGTGCCCATCGTCATCCTTCTCTGGCCGGGGCTCTCGACGAAGCCCGCGTGGGCGGCCCTGGCAGGCTTCCTGGTCCTGGTGGGCTTCGCCGCGGCTCGAGCGAACATCGTGTTCCCGGCCCTCGCGGTGCCGGAGCTGAAACAGCTCATCGGTGCCTTCCACAGCGCCCGGCTTCAGTTCCATTACTTCCCGAGCCTGATGGAGTGGGCTGTCAGCGTCGGCATCAGCGGCCTGGCCGGGCTGGTCTTCCTGATCGCCTACGAGCGCCTGCCGATGACCCCTGAACACGTCCCGGAGGCTCCGACGCGCTGA
- a CDS encoding molybdopterin-dependent oxidoreductase translates to MTKAMPRPTEIREELPAEKTEGTALTRRDFLKTAALVGSTALFAHAARTLASFHPEAEGEYPLGRPENMIFTVCQQCNTQCGIKVKLLDGVAAKIDGNPYSPWALYPHLPYKTPISQAAAIDGGICPKGQAGIQTAYDPYRLRVVLKRKPGTKRGENQWITIPFEQAIREIVEGGDLFGEGPVPGLKELWALRDPKVMKAMGDFVKKIWGEKDREKKKALVEEFKKQFADHLHTLIDPDHPDLGPKNNQIAIIWGRLKGGRSDFIHRFFGDGLGTVNRHGHTTVCQGSLYFGCKAMSEQFVDGKFSGGAKFYWQADLGHSAFVIFVGASPFEGNYGPPLRVTKITEGLVSGRLKYAVIDPRFSKTAAKAWKWIPNKPGTEGAIAMGMIRWIIENRRYDEQYLRNANRAAAQAAGEPTWTNAVWLVKIGEDGTPGPFLRASEIGLTTKQEVEKEGKKVTVYVTPDGKQFAYDLLVTMVEGKPVAFDPNDAETPVVGDLFVEATLTAPDGKAIRVKSGMQILKESAEKMTIEEYAAEAGIRPQDIVELAREFTAHGKRAAADVHRGVSQHTNGFYNVVAWFTLNLLIGNYDWKGGMIKASTYDYTGAKAKKPFNLGAMNPGKLSPFGISIIRHNAKWQDTTLYDGKYPAKRNWYPLSSDIYQELIPSMGDAYPYPIKILFIYMGSPVYALPAGHTNIEILKDPKKIPLIVACDIVVGETSMYADYIFPDLTYLERWEFAGSHPSVAWKVQPVRQPAIPPLTETVKVFGQEMPLSLEALLLGLAEALGLPNFGPNGLGEGIPLTHPDHLYLRMAANLAYGEKEDGSDAVPDADDEEVRIFLEARRHLPKSVFDPERWKETVGEALWRKVIYVLNRGGRFQDFEKAYEGDQVKNKYGKLINLYQEKTATTKSAMTGKPLIGYPTYIPAPTDVLGNRLEDEKEGYEFHLITYREIFHTKSRTISNYWLLALAPENYVLMNARDAARLGLKDGDWVRIVSPTNPEGVWDLGNGQKKPMIGKVKVVQGIRPGVIAFSLGHGHWAYGASDVMIDGVAVKGDPRRATGIHANAAMRVDPYLKNTCLVDPVGGSAVFYDSRVKVEKI, encoded by the coding sequence ATGACGAAGGCGATGCCTCGACCGACGGAGATCCGGGAGGAGCTCCCGGCGGAGAAAACCGAAGGAACCGCCTTGACCCGGCGGGACTTCTTGAAGACGGCGGCCCTGGTGGGGAGCACTGCCCTCTTCGCCCACGCGGCCCGCACCCTGGCGAGCTTCCACCCGGAGGCCGAAGGGGAATACCCGCTGGGCCGGCCGGAGAACATGATCTTCACCGTCTGCCAGCAATGCAACACCCAGTGCGGGATCAAGGTGAAGCTGCTGGACGGCGTGGCGGCCAAGATCGACGGCAACCCCTACTCGCCCTGGGCCCTCTACCCCCATCTCCCTTATAAGACGCCGATCTCCCAGGCTGCTGCCATCGATGGGGGGATCTGCCCCAAGGGCCAGGCGGGCATCCAGACCGCCTACGACCCGTATCGCCTCCGGGTGGTCCTGAAGCGCAAGCCCGGCACCAAACGGGGCGAGAACCAGTGGATCACCATCCCCTTCGAGCAAGCCATCCGGGAGATCGTCGAGGGGGGCGACCTCTTCGGCGAGGGCCCCGTGCCGGGCTTGAAGGAGCTGTGGGCCCTGCGGGATCCCAAAGTCATGAAGGCGATGGGCGATTTCGTGAAGAAGATCTGGGGGGAGAAAGATCGGGAGAAGAAGAAGGCGCTGGTGGAGGAATTTAAGAAGCAGTTCGCAGACCATCTGCATACCCTGATCGATCCGGACCACCCGGACCTGGGTCCGAAGAACAACCAGATCGCCATCATCTGGGGACGGCTCAAGGGCGGGCGCTCGGATTTCATCCACCGGTTCTTCGGCGATGGCCTGGGGACCGTCAACCGCCACGGCCACACTACGGTCTGCCAAGGCTCTCTCTACTTCGGCTGCAAAGCGATGTCCGAGCAGTTCGTGGACGGGAAGTTCTCCGGCGGGGCCAAGTTCTACTGGCAGGCGGACCTGGGCCACAGCGCGTTCGTCATCTTCGTGGGCGCCAGCCCCTTTGAGGGGAACTACGGCCCGCCGCTACGGGTGACCAAGATCACCGAGGGGCTGGTCTCGGGCCGGCTGAAGTATGCGGTGATCGATCCCCGTTTCTCCAAGACGGCGGCCAAGGCCTGGAAGTGGATCCCCAACAAGCCGGGGACCGAGGGCGCCATCGCCATGGGGATGATCCGCTGGATCATCGAGAACCGGCGTTACGACGAGCAATACCTGCGCAACGCCAACCGGGCCGCCGCCCAAGCCGCCGGGGAGCCCACCTGGACCAACGCGGTCTGGCTGGTGAAGATCGGCGAGGACGGCACCCCCGGCCCCTTCCTGCGGGCCTCCGAGATCGGCCTCACCACTAAGCAGGAGGTGGAGAAAGAGGGGAAGAAGGTGACCGTCTATGTGACCCCCGACGGCAAGCAGTTCGCCTACGACCTCCTGGTGACCATGGTGGAGGGCAAGCCGGTCGCCTTCGACCCCAACGACGCCGAGACCCCGGTGGTCGGGGACCTCTTCGTGGAGGCCACCCTCACCGCCCCGGACGGCAAAGCCATCCGGGTGAAGAGCGGGATGCAGATCCTGAAGGAGTCGGCGGAGAAGATGACCATTGAGGAATACGCCGCCGAGGCGGGGATCCGCCCTCAGGACATCGTGGAGCTGGCCCGGGAGTTCACCGCCCACGGCAAGCGGGCCGCCGCCGACGTCCACCGCGGCGTCTCCCAGCACACCAACGGCTTCTACAACGTGGTGGCCTGGTTCACCTTGAACCTGCTCATCGGTAACTACGACTGGAAGGGCGGGATGATCAAGGCCTCTACCTATGATTACACTGGGGCCAAGGCCAAGAAGCCGTTCAACCTGGGCGCCATGAACCCCGGCAAGCTCTCCCCCTTCGGGATCAGCATCATCCGCCATAATGCGAAGTGGCAGGATACCACGCTCTACGACGGGAAGTATCCGGCGAAGCGGAACTGGTATCCGCTGTCGTCGGACATCTACCAGGAGCTGATCCCCTCCATGGGGGACGCCTATCCGTATCCCATCAAGATCCTCTTTATCTACATGGGCTCGCCGGTCTACGCGCTGCCTGCCGGCCACACCAACATCGAGATCCTGAAGGATCCGAAGAAGATCCCTCTGATCGTGGCCTGCGACATCGTGGTCGGCGAGACGTCGATGTATGCGGATTACATCTTCCCGGATCTCACCTACCTGGAGCGCTGGGAGTTCGCCGGCTCCCATCCCTCGGTGGCCTGGAAGGTCCAGCCGGTGCGGCAACCGGCCATCCCGCCGCTCACGGAGACGGTGAAGGTCTTCGGCCAGGAGATGCCGCTCTCCCTGGAGGCCCTGCTCCTGGGCTTGGCGGAGGCGCTGGGCCTGCCGAACTTCGGCCCCAACGGCCTGGGCGAGGGCATCCCCCTCACCCACCCCGACCACCTCTACCTGCGCATGGCCGCTAACCTGGCCTATGGGGAGAAGGAGGACGGCTCCGACGCGGTGCCGGATGCCGACGATGAGGAGGTCCGGATCTTCCTGGAGGCCCGGCGGCACCTCCCGAAGAGCGTCTTCGACCCGGAGCGCTGGAAGGAGACCGTGGGAGAGGCCCTCTGGCGCAAAGTGATCTACGTGCTCAACCGGGGCGGCCGCTTCCAGGACTTCGAGAAAGCCTATGAAGGCGATCAGGTGAAGAACAAATACGGCAAGCTGATCAACCTCTACCAAGAGAAGACGGCAACCACCAAGAGCGCGATGACCGGCAAGCCGCTGATCGGCTACCCCACCTACATCCCCGCGCCCACCGATGTGCTGGGCAACCGGCTGGAGGACGAGAAGGAGGGCTACGAGTTCCACCTGATCACCTACCGGGAGATCTTCCACACCAAGAGCCGCACCATCTCCAACTACTGGCTGCTGGCCCTGGCCCCCGAGAACTACGTCCTGATGAACGCCCGGGACGCCGCCCGGCTGGGCCTGAAGGACGGGGATTGGGTGCGGATCGTCTCGCCCACCAACCCGGAGGGGGTCTGGGACCTGGGCAACGGCCAGAAGAAGCCGATGATCGGGAAGGTCAAGGTCGTCCAGGGGATCCGCCCCGGGGTGATCGCCTTCAGCCTGGGCCACGGCCACTGGGCGTATGGGGCC